One genomic window of Sardina pilchardus chromosome 15, fSarPil1.1, whole genome shotgun sequence includes the following:
- the slc5a5 gene encoding sodium/iodide cotransporter has translation MMESSVGSGMKRPGFSIADYAVFAAMLAVSLSVGLYQALKKAPRQTNVDDFFTGGRGMSAVPVGLSLCASFMSAVQVLGVPSEAYRHGLKFLYMCVGQSINSIITALFFVPVLYRLKITSTNQYLRQRFGRGMQLLGSVQFLIATLLYTGVVIYAPALILNQATGLNMWASLFSTGFVCTAYTTIGGMKAVIWTDVFQIVVMLSGFIAIFIQGTILVGGPAKVFEIANNGSRLIFNDFDVDPRKRYTIWSFLVGGTLVWLSMYGVNQAQVQRYISCKSEREAQWALFVNQLGLWLVVGTAALCGITMFALYSTCDPLEAGHISTPDQYMPYLVLDIFRDLPGFPGLFLACAYSGTLSTVSTSINAMAAVTMEDLLKSRLANTSQRGLVLISKALSLFYGLACITVAALSSLLEWGVLQGSFTIMGVVSGPLLGAFILGMFVPATNRTGVFAGVAVGFGISVWLAIGSTLYPPTPQMMGVLPASAEHCLSINTTDNNSLTGGIYYTRPPLYSEPYGSGGVHDFYSMSYLYFGALATTVVVLVGVAVSYATGPTKRNTISPGLLFWDLENKTIEAKMIIQTPQITHLRPIDGLKVDEEAFL, from the exons ATGATGGAAAGTTCAGTTGGCAGTGGTATGAAGAGGCCTGGCTTCTCCATTGCCGATTATGCTGTTTTTGCTGCCATGCTGGCCGTCTCACTGAGTGTCGGGCTCTACCAAGCCCTGAAGAAGGCCCCCCGTCAGACCAACGTGGACGACTTCTTCACAGGTGGAAGGGGCATGAGCGCGGTGCCGGTTGGGCTCTCGCTGTGCGCTAGCTTCATGTCAGCTGTCCAAGTGTTAGGCGTGCCGTCCGAGGCCTACCGGCATGGACTGAAGTTCCTCTACATGTGCGTTGGGCAAAGCATCAACTCCATCATCACTGCCCTCTTCTTCGTCCCTGTCCTCTACCGTCTCAAGATCACCAGCACCAATCAG TATCTCCGACAGAGATTTGGCAGAGGCATGCAGCTGCTGGGGAGTGTGCAGTTTCTTATTGCGACA CTTCTCTACACAGGTGTTGTTATCTACGCACCTGCCCTTATTTTGAATCAAG ccaCTGGGTTAAACATGTGGGCTTCCCTGTTCTCTACTGGATTCGTCTGCACTGCCTACACCACCATA GGTGGGATGAAGGCAGTTATCTGGACAGATGTGTTCCAAATTGTGGTCATGCTGTCTGGTTTCATCGCCATCTTTATCCAGGGGACTATTCTTGTGGGAGGACCTGCCAAAGTGTTTGAGATTGCCAACAATGGCTCACGGCTCATCTTTAATGA TTTTGATGTAGACCCACGGAAGCGCTACACCATCTGGAGTTTCTTGGTTGGGGGTACACTGGTGTGGCTCTCCATGTATGGAGTGAACCAAGCACAGGTGCAGCGCTATATCTCATGCAAAAGTGAACGGGAAGCACAATG GGCCTTGTTCGTCAACCAGCTGGGCCTGTGGTTGGTGGTGGGTACTGCTGCCCTTTGTGGAATTACCATGTTTGCTCTCTATTCAACCTGTGACCCTCTGGAAGCTGGTCACATATCCACACCTGATCAG TACATGCCCTATTTAGTCCTGGATATTTTTAGAGACCTTCCTGGCTTTCCTGGCCTCTTCTTAGCATGTGCATACAGCGGGACACTCAG TACTGTCTCAACCAGCATAAATGCCATGGCTGCTGTGACTATGGAGGACTTGCTGAAGTCACGTTTGGCCAACACATCCCAGAGAGGACTGGTTTTGATCTCCAAGGCattgt CTCTATTCTATGGCCTTGCCTGCATCACTGTTGCTGCACTTTCTTCTCTACTTGAATGGGGAGTTCTTCAG GGGTCTTTTACCATCATGGGGGTGGTCAGTGGTCCCCTACTCGGTGCATTTATACTGGGAATGTTTGTACCAGCAACAAACAGGACA GGAGtatttgctggtgtagctgtgGGATTCGGCATTTCTGTATGGCTTGCAATTGGATCTACTCTTTATCCCCCTACACCACAAATGATGGGAGTTCTGCCAGCCTCCGCAGAACACTGTTTGTCCATTAATACAACAGACAATAACAGCCTGACAGGAGGCATTTACTACACCAGGCCACCACTCTACTCTGAACCTTATGG TTCTGGAGGTGTGCACGACTTCTATTCAATGTCCTACCTATATTTTGGGGCCTTGGCaacaactgttgttgttttggttggAGTTGCAGTTAGCTACGCAACAG GGCCAACCAAAAGGAATACCATCAGTCCAGGGTTACTCTTTTGGGATCTAGAGAATAAGACCATTGAG GCCAAAATGATCATTCAGACTCCTCAGATTACTCACCTCAGACCTATTGATGGCTTGAAGGTTGATGAAGAGGCGTTCCTTTGA